In Cynocephalus volans isolate mCynVol1 chromosome 3, mCynVol1.pri, whole genome shotgun sequence, one DNA window encodes the following:
- the RTL1 gene encoding retrotransposon-like protein 1 gives MMEPSEDSFETMMEHKNPSSKQMESSEGSSNTTVATSGSGVQEAKEPASGPAREKREPPSGSLQEMEELPIDLLQDMEEPSSGPHKEIEDPPNDLLQDMEESCDGARQAMEEPLNEASDRMKKASVNSRGAPEEQEGNADLKESGRAENPEEVQNQTERSTTEIMGMMRSIISLYFRMEDLKEQQRVAEEIMVRGINAGQLPTPKHFSGDRREYHEFIVLCQLILQSCPRMFYSDRLRVRYVISHLSGLALEWANALLQANSPLIGDFPGFLEAMSEVFEYRQALRVAEEAMFNIRQGNRSTTEYINEFQSLVPTLGWPDEVLQAHLCQGLNEDIRHYLFRVPQPDSLENLIVLILQIEEKLAERRAMLRLPPESRPRNLTWIDSPAPERWMVNSWLPSEVHPDINRAHLFLLLLVRVNPYHSVAVQALVDSGAEGNFMDEKFAQEHYVELYEKPYPQSIQTVDGSLIGDEPVWLYTEPLVCIHQNHQESIEFDIIPSPNFSVVLGIRWLRVHAPEVDWVKGRCTFHSPYCLKNCFRPPPPCIALERHGMSLLPGLPHPYSDLADVFNPKEADDETSDQPSSDGSDDLSESEPSELQQAGDSDHSEIYYECSSTAPWEPVGAGMQERARLQDDYWNLQDMLTDKQDYTQMIPELFEQLHGAAWFTKLELRGTIVEESVNVHRTEDEWKAAFGLELQDDMKSYQPFALSPDPIIPQSVIHFILKDMLGFFVLSYGQEVLVYSMSQEEHLQHVRQVLVRFRHHNVYCSLDKSQFHRKTAEFLGFIVTPKGVKMNQSVMSIITGYPSPGSRKSLQNVIEFVFPYRHFVDRFAIIAEPLVRQLLSTQEFYWGDEEQEAFECLKRAFRKAPLLHHPKPQNPFYVETGITGSALHASLIQIDDQTGKRVVCAFYSRTTSPIEDEYSQLEMKILPIRAAFMVWCRYLENTEEPIMILLNTEDLASLNNDRLTVLLPGHWVFFFSHFNFDVMELPEQDGSRPLPPLRNCRQRAFRRAAATRPLLLFATRDQTTESGEEDGEDTPDQDELHEQTLLQELLAMIPIDQILNSFLAHFSRAQIRAVILHFFRGLLYWKNVLALAAVLVLLKVRQRPSLLPVPAMQVARPQPRRSLRLILDSSLIAGSGIATAIAQLLTQMPPLVGANAVSARELAELFLGPGRWQRNALLPQTNRGLQFTPGFWLTLCEFFGVTVTGPEGRQPTPRENRYLELHVVGDEDVVLREALQDDLQRYRQCGLHDGLQDTSQDAQENDVQDMPTGVAAATASPPLRPRSLLDPEVLDFLNNRLLYIHSADGQLHLLSREEVARALSRFLTMIQRQAPPASGGATLEELPDDDGDADLD, from the coding sequence ATGATGGAACCCTCTGAAGACTCATTTGAGACGATGATGGAGCATAAGAATCCATCATCAAAACAAATGGAGTCCTCCGAGGGCTCATCCAACACCACCGTGGCGACATCGGGCAGCGGAGTGCAGGAGGCGAAGGAGCCAGCCAGTGGCCCAGCCCGGGAAAAAAGAGAGCCACCCAGTGGCTCACTCCAGGAAATGGAAGAGCTGCCCATTGATCTACTCCAAGACATGGAGGAGCCATCCAGTGGCCCACATAAGGAAATAGAGGATCCACCCAATGACCTACTCCAAGACATGGAGGAGTCATGCGATGGTGCACGCCAGGCAATGGAGGAGCCACTCAATGAAGCATCTGACAGAATGAAAAAAGCATCAGTAAACTCACGGGGAGCCCCAGAAGAGCAAGAGGGCAACGCTGACCTGAAAGAGTCGGGAAGGGCAGAGAATCCTGAAGAAGTGCAAAACCAGACCGAGCGCTCTACCACGGAAATCATGGGCATGATGAGGTCCATCATCTCGCTGTACTTCCGAATGGAAGACCTCAAAGAACAACAAAGAGTAGCAGAAGAGATCATGGTAAGAGGGATCAATGCAGGCCAACTGCCCACCCCAAAACACTTTTCTGGCGACCGCAGAGAATACCACGAGTTCATTGTGCTCTGCCAACTGATCTTACAAAGCTGCCCAAGAATGTTCTACAGTGACCGCCTGCGAGTTAGATATGTCATCAGCCACCTCTCTGGGTTGGCCTTAGAATGGGCCAATGCTCTGCTGCAGGCAAACAGCCCCCTGATTGGAGATTTCCCAGGCTTCCTGGAGGCCATGTCAGAGGTGTTTGAGTACCGGCAGGCACTGCGTGTGGCAGAAGAGGCCATGTTCAATATCAGACAGGGGAATCGCTCCACCACCGAGTACATCAATGAGTTCCAGAGCCTGGTGCCCACCTTAGGCTGGCCAGATGAAGTCCTGCAGGCCCACCTGTGCCAGGGGCTCAACGAGGATATCAGGCATTATCTATTTCGGGTCCCTCAGCCGGATTCCCTGGAGAATCTGATTGTGCTCATCCTGCAAATAGAAGAAAAGCTGGCAGAGAGAAGAGCCATGCTCAGGCTGCCCCCTGAGTCCCGCCCACGGAACCTGACCTGGATCGACTCACCTGCTCCAGAGAGGTGGATGGTTAACAGCTGGCTGCCCAGCGAAGTCCATCCGGACATCAATCGCGCCCATCTCTTCCTGTTGCTCTTGGTGAGAGTGAACCCCTACCACAGTGTGGCGGTCCAGGCCCTGGTCGATTCCGGAGCAGAAGGCAACTTCATGGATGAGAAGTTTGCCCAAGAGCACTATGTTGAGCTCTACGAGAAGCCCTACCCACAGTCGATCCAAACCGTGGACGGCTCACTGATTGGCGACGAACCTGTCTGGCTCTACACTGAACCCCTGGTGTGCATTCACCAGAACCACCAGGAGTCCATCGAATTTGACATCATACCTTCACCTAACTTCTCCGTGGTCTTAGGCATCCGCTGGCTCCGAGTCCACGCCCCCGAAGTTGACTGGGTCAAAGGTCGCTGCACCTTCCACTCTCCCTACTGCCTGAAGAACTGCTTCCGCCCACCGCCCCCATGCATCGCGCTAGAGAGACACGGCATGAGCCTGCTCCCCGGACTGCCACACCCATACTCAGACCTGGCCGACGTGTTTAACCCGAAGGAAGCAGATGATGAGACTTCCGACCAGCCAAGCTCAGACGGATCCGATGATCTTTCTGAATCAGAGCCCTCTGAGCTTCAGCAGGCTGGAGACAGTGATCACAGCGAGATCTACTACGAATGTTCCTCGACCGCGCCTTGGGAACCTGTGGGTGCCGGGATGCAAGAAAGAGCCAGGCTACAAGATGATTACTGGAACCTGCAGGACATGCTGACCGACAAACAGGACTACACACAGATGATTCCGGAACTGTTTGAGCAGTTACACGGAGCTGCATGGTTCACAAAACTGGAGCTGCGGGGGACCATCGTGGAGGAAAGCGTGAACGTACACCGAACAGAAGATGAATGGAAAGCAGCGTTTGGTTTGGAGCTTCAAGACGACATGAAGAGCTACCAGCCCTTTGCGCTGTCCCCAGACCCTATCATACCGCAGAGCGTGATTCACTTCATCCTAAAGGACATGCTAGGTTTCTTTGTGCTGTCTTATGGTCAGGAGGTCCTGGTCTACTCAATGAGTCAGGAGGAACACCTCCAACACGTCCGCCAAGTCCTGGTCCGCTTCCGGCATCACAATGTCTACTGCTCCCTGGACAAGAGCCAGTTCCACCGCAAGACGGCGGAATTCCTGGGATTCATCGTGACCCCCAAAGGGGTGAAAATGAACCAGAGCGTCATGAGCATCATAACAGGCTACCCTAGCCCTGGCTCCAGGAAGTCCTTGCAAAACGTCATCGAATTCGTCTTCCCCTATCGCCACTTCGTGGACCGCTTTGCCATCATCGCAGAGCCCCTCGTGCGGCAGCTGCTGAGCACCCAAGAGTTCTACTGGGGGGATGAGGAGCAAGAGGCCTTCGAGTGCCTGAAGAGGGCTTTCCGCAAGGCGCCCCTTCTCCACCACCCCAAGCCCCAGAACCCATTCTACGTGGAAACAGGCATCACCGGGTCGGCCCTGCATGCCTCCCTGATCCAAATAGACGACCAAACTGGTAAGCGAGTGGTCTGCGCTTTCTACTCCCGCACCACCTCGCCTATCGAGGACGAGTACTCTCAACTGGAGATGAAGATTCTTCCAATACGGGCTGCCTTCATGGTGTGGTGCCGCTACCTGGAGAACACCGAGGAGCCCATCATGATCCTTCTCAACACAGAGGATCTAGCCTCTCTGAATAATGACAGGCTCACCGTACTTCTCCCCGGGCATTGGGTCTTCTTCTTCTCTCACTTCAACTTTGACGTCATGGAGCTGCCAGAACAAGATGGCAGCCGACCTCTGCCACCCCTGAGAAACTGCAGGCAAAGAGCTTTCCGGAGAGCCGCCGCCACTCGGCCCCTCCTGCTTTTTGCCACAAGAGATCAAACGACAGAATCCGGGGAAGAAGACGGTGAAGACACACCAGACCAGGATGAGCTACATGAGCAGACCCTCCTGCAAGAGCTCCTGGCTATGATACCGATTGACCAAATACTCAACAGCTTCCTGGCCCATTTCAGCAGGGCCCAGATAAGGGCAGTCATTCTGCATTTCTTCCGAGGCCTGCTGTACTGGAAGAACGTCCTGGCCCTGGCAGCCGTCCTGGTGCTGCTGAAGGTGCGGCAGCGCCCCTCCCTGCTGCCAGTGCCCGCCATGCAGGTGGCTCGGCCGCAGCCACGGCGCTCCCTACGGCTCATCCTGGACTCGTCCCTCATTGCGGGCAGTGGCATCGCGACGGCCATCGCTCAGCTGCTCACCCAGATGCCCCCTCTCGTGGGCGCTAACGCCGTCTCAGCCCGGGAGCTGGCAGAGCTGTTCCTGGGCCCTGGCCGCTGGCAGCGAAATGCCCTGCTCCCCCAGACCAACCGAGGCCTGCAATTCACCCCTGGGTTCTGGCTGACGCTGTGTGAGTTCTTCGGTGTCACAGTCACCGGCCCAGAGGGCAGGCAGCCCACCCCACGTGAGAACCGGTACTTGGAGCTGCACGTCGTTGGTGATGAAGATGTCGTCTTGCGAGAAGCCCTGCAAGACGACCTGCAACGTTACCGTCAGTGTGGCCTGCATGACGGCCTGCAAGACACCTCGCAGGACGCGCAGGAAAACGACGTGCAGGACATGCCCACCGGCGTGGCCGCAGCCACCGCCAGCCCCCCACTCCGCCCACGAAGTCTGCTGGACCCCGAGGTCCTCGACTTCCTCAATAACCGCCTGCTCTACATCCACAGCGCCGACGGCCAGCTCCACCTGCTCAGCCGGGAGGAGGTGGCCCGGGCCCTGAGCCGATTCTTGACCATGATCCAAAGGCAGGCCCCACCCGCCAGCGGGGGAGCGACCCTGGAAGAGCTGCCCGATGATGACGGAGATGCTGACCTCGACTGA